From the genome of Helicobacter pylori, one region includes:
- a CDS encoding potassium channel family protein encodes MFEKLKFFKTKKDDEIQPEVNLNSEIYEQFKVFRLPLILIQLLVLLGTLGYLALENYSLMQAFFQTTYTMTATGFGALNESQFGPISIFLTSILMFCGAGIIAFSVAILISVVNKGTLTRLIKEKGMIYKIARLKDHYVICYHNEYTIELSKQFRSAQIPFVVVDNDPSFEEEAIKHKYPYYIIGDPHTNLAMLKTHLSSARGVVALSKILPVNVALMVSVRLFEKELKRKPYYIIASAHSDEGLEKLKKLGADMVVSPTKLMAQRVSAMAVRPDMENILERFINKKDTLLDLEEVIVPKTSWLVLRKLKEAHFREITKAFVIGITQKDGKYIPMPDGETIIASESKLLMVGTSEGVATCKQLIANHQKPKEVDYISL; translated from the coding sequence TTGTTTGAAAAGTTGAAATTTTTTAAAACCAAAAAAGACGATGAAATTCAGCCAGAAGTCAATTTAAATTCTGAAATCTATGAGCAATTTAAGGTTTTTAGACTCCCGCTTATTTTAATCCAATTGCTTGTGCTTTTAGGCACTCTAGGATATTTAGCCCTAGAAAATTATAGCCTTATGCAAGCTTTCTTTCAAACGACTTACACCATGACAGCTACAGGGTTTGGTGCTTTAAATGAAAGCCAGTTCGGGCCTATAAGCATTTTTTTAACTTCCATTTTAATGTTTTGTGGGGCAGGAATTATTGCCTTTAGCGTGGCTATTTTAATTAGCGTGGTCAATAAAGGCACGCTTACCAGATTAATTAAGGAGAAAGGTATGATTTATAAAATCGCGCGCCTTAAGGATCATTATGTGATTTGTTACCACAATGAATACACTATTGAATTGAGTAAGCAGTTCCGCTCCGCTCAAATCCCTTTTGTGGTCGTAGATAATGACCCTAGTTTTGAAGAAGAAGCCATTAAGCACAAATACCCCTACTATATCATAGGCGATCCGCACACCAATTTAGCCATGCTAAAAACCCACCTGAGCAGCGCTAGGGGTGTTGTGGCTTTGTCTAAGATTTTACCGGTGAATGTGGCGTTAATGGTGAGCGTGCGCTTGTTTGAAAAGGAATTAAAGCGCAAACCTTACTACATCATTGCGAGCGCGCATAGCGATGAAGGCTTAGAAAAATTAAAAAAATTAGGGGCTGATATGGTGGTTTCCCCTACAAAGCTTATGGCACAAAGAGTGAGTGCGATGGCGGTGCGTCCGGATATGGAAAATATCTTAGAACGCTTTATCAATAAAAAAGACACGCTTTTAGACTTAGAGGAGGTGATTGTCCCTAAAACCAGCTGGCTTGTGTTAAGGAAATTAAAAGAAGCCCATTTCAGAGAGATCACTAAAGCGTTTGTGATTGGTATCACTCAAAAAGATGGCAAATACATCCCCATGCCCGATGGAGAAACGATCATTGCAAGTGAATCCAAGCTATTAATGGTTGGCACTTCAGAAGGTGTTGCGACATGCAAGCAACTCATTGCTAACCATCAAAAACCCAAAGAAGTGGATTACATTTCCTTGTGA
- the mraY gene encoding phospho-N-acetylmuramoyl-pentapeptide-transferase, translating to MLYSLLYGYFNINLFQYLTFRAGLGFFIAFFLTLFLMPKFILWAKAKKANQPISSFVPSHQNKKDTPTMGGIVFVFATIVASVLCASLSNLYVLLGIIVLVGFNFVGFRDDYTKINQQSNAGMSAKMKFSMLFVLSLVVSVLLSLKGLDTFLYAPFLKNPLFEMPAILAVGFWVLVFLSTSNALNLTDGLDGLASVPSIFTLLSLSIFVYVAGNAEFSKYLLYPKVIDVGELFVVSLALVGSLFGFLWYNCNPASVFMGDSGSLALGGFIAYNAIVSHNEILLVLMGSIFVVETLSVILQVGSYKTRKKRLFLMAPIHHHFEQKGWAENKVIVRFWIISMLSNLVALLSLKVR from the coding sequence ATGCTCTATTCTTTACTATATGGCTATTTTAATATCAATCTTTTCCAGTATTTGACCTTTAGAGCAGGGTTAGGGTTTTTCATAGCCTTTTTCCTCACGCTTTTTTTAATGCCTAAATTCATTCTATGGGCCAAGGCTAAAAAGGCTAACCAGCCCATTTCTAGCTTCGTGCCAAGCCACCAGAATAAAAAGGATACCCCTACGATGGGGGGGATTGTTTTTGTTTTTGCAACCATTGTTGCGAGCGTGTTGTGCGCGTCTTTGAGTAATCTTTATGTGTTGTTAGGGATAATCGTGTTAGTGGGCTTTAATTTTGTGGGTTTTAGAGACGATTACACTAAAATCAACCAACAAAGCAACGCCGGGATGAGCGCGAAAATGAAATTTAGCATGCTTTTTGTCCTTTCGCTTGTGGTGTCTGTTTTGTTGAGCCTTAAGGGGTTAGACACTTTTTTATACGCGCCTTTTTTGAAAAACCCCTTGTTTGAAATGCCCGCGATTTTAGCGGTTGGTTTTTGGGTGTTGGTTTTTTTATCCACGAGTAATGCACTGAATTTAACCGATGGGTTAGACGGATTAGCGAGCGTGCCTAGCATTTTCACCCTCTTAAGCCTTTCTATCTTTGTGTATGTGGCAGGGAATGCGGAATTTTCTAAATACTTGCTCTATCCTAAAGTCATAGATGTGGGGGAATTGTTTGTTGTCTCGTTAGCGTTAGTGGGATCGCTCTTTGGCTTTTTGTGGTATAATTGCAACCCGGCAAGCGTGTTTATGGGCGATAGCGGGAGTTTGGCTTTAGGGGGGTTTATCGCTTATAACGCTATTGTTTCGCATAATGAAATCTTATTGGTTTTAATGGGATCTATTTTTGTGGTAGAAACTCTGTCCGTGATCTTGCAAGTAGGGAGTTATAAAACCCGTAAAAAACGCCTTTTTTTAATGGCACCTATCCATCATCATTTTGAGCAAAAGGGTTGGGCAGAAAATAAGGTGATCGTGCGTTTTTGGATCATTTCTATGCTGAGTAATTTAGTCGCTCTTTTAAGCTTGAAGGTGCGTTAA
- a CDS encoding flagellar hook-length control protein FliK: MPSFVNPIHTNASALNSGAKNEVKDKNAPKSASKDFSKILNQKISKDKNAPKESPHPNALKNTPKDAKALEKTPTPHHQHAQDFAKDQQAPTLKDLLNHPKTTASHEAQHETHKIHETNQKTPNETLNKNEKKPNEVISNAHQANLTHKNPITPTNPTNNAIKNPTAPTHNAKEPKTLKDIHTLSQKHDLNASNIQATTPLEKKETPLSASDPLALKTTQTPINHALAKNDSKNTANLSSVLQSLEKKESPNKEHATPPNNEKKTPPLKEALLMNAIKRDKTLSKKKSEKTPTKTQTTAPSAMPESAPKIPLKMPPLMPLIGANPPSNNDPTPLEKEEKTKEASDNKEKIKESNNSAQSVQNTPNSDNKGTAPKETIKHFTQQLKQEIQEYKPPMSKISMDLFPKELGKVEVTIQKVGKNLKVSVISHNNNLQTFLDNQQDLKNSLNALGFEGVDLSFSQDSSKEQPKEQLREPFKEQELTPLKENALKSYQENTDNENKETSMQITLYA; the protein is encoded by the coding sequence ATGCCATCTTTTGTTAATCCCATTCACACCAACGCAAGCGCTTTGAATAGCGGAGCGAAAAACGAAGTTAAAGACAAAAACGCCCCTAAAAGCGCATCAAAGGATTTCAGTAAGATCTTAAACCAAAAGATCTCTAAAGACAAAAACGCCCCTAAAGAATCGCCACATCCTAACGCTTTAAAAAACACGCCTAAAGACGCTAAAGCGCTTGAAAAAACCCCTACCCCACACCACCAACACGCTCAAGATTTCGCTAAAGACCAACAAGCCCCTACTCTAAAAGATTTGCTCAACCACCCAAAAACAACCGCTTCGCATGAAGCTCAACATGAGACCCACAAGATCCATGAAACTAACCAAAAAACCCCTAACGAAACTTTAAACAAGAATGAAAAAAAGCCTAATGAAGTTATTTCTAACGCTCATCAAGCGAATTTAACCCATAAAAACCCTATAACCCCCACTAACCCCACTAACAACGCTATCAAAAACCCCACAGCCCCAACTCATAACGCTAAAGAGCCAAAAACCCTTAAAGACATCCATACGCTCAGCCAAAAACATGACTTAAACGCTAGCAACATTCAAGCAACCACTCCGTTAGAAAAAAAAGAAACCCCCTTAAGTGCGAGCGATCCGCTTGCTTTAAAAACAACGCAAACGCCCATTAACCACGCCCTTGCAAAGAACGACTCTAAAAACACCGCCAACCTTTCTAGCGTTTTGCAATCTTTAGAAAAAAAAGAATCGCCAAATAAAGAACACGCAACCCCCCCAAATAATGAAAAAAAAACGCCCCCTTTAAAGGAAGCTTTATTAATGAACGCTATTAAAAGGGATAAAACGCTTTCTAAAAAAAAGTCAGAAAAAACCCCTACTAAAACCCAGACTACAGCCCCAAGTGCGATGCCAGAAAGCGCCCCTAAAATCCCTCTTAAAATGCCTCCTTTAATGCCTTTAATAGGGGCTAACCCCCCTAGCAATAACGATCCAACGCCCCTAGAAAAAGAAGAAAAAACTAAAGAAGCAAGCGATAATAAAGAAAAAATTAAAGAATCCAATAACAGCGCTCAAAGCGTGCAAAACACCCCAAACAGCGATAATAAAGGCACCGCCCCTAAAGAGACGATCAAGCATTTCACCCAACAATTAAAGCAAGAAATCCAAGAATACAAACCCCCCATGAGTAAGATCTCTATGGATTTATTCCCTAAAGAATTAGGAAAGGTTGAAGTGACCATTCAAAAAGTGGGTAAAAACCTTAAAGTGAGCGTGATTTCTCATAACAACAACTTGCAAACCTTTTTAGACAACCAACAAGATCTCAAAAACAGCCTGAACGCTTTAGGCTTTGAAGGGGTGGATTTGAGCTTTTCGCAAGATTCTTCTAAAGAGCAACCCAAAGAGCAATTAAGAGAGCCATTCAAAGAGCAGGAATTAACCCCCTTAAAAGAAAACGCCCTAAAAAGCTACCAA
- a CDS encoding HpaA family protein, which produces MERSLTFKKVRVYSKMLVALGLSSVLIGCAMNPSAETKTPNDAKNQQPVQTHERMKTSSEYVTPIDFNYPVHIVQAPQNHHVVGILTPHIQVSDNLKPYIDKFQDALANQIQTIFEKRGYQVLRFQDEKALSAQDKRKIFSVLDLKGWVGILEDLKMNLKDPNNPNLDTLVDQSSGSVWFNFYEPESNRVVHDFAVEVGTFQAMTYTYKHSNSGGLDSSNSIIHEGLEKNKEDAIHKILNRMYAVVMKKAVTELTEENIAKYRDAIDRMKGFKSSMPQKK; this is translated from the coding sequence ATGGAGCGTTCGCTTACTTTTAAAAAAGTTAGAGTTTATTCTAAAATGTTAGTCGCTTTAGGGCTTTCAAGCGTCTTAATTGGTTGTGCGATGAATCCAAGCGCTGAGACAAAAACACCAAATGACGCCAAAAACCAACAACCAGTTCAAACTCATGAAAGAATGAAAACAAGCTCTGAATATGTTACGCCGATAGATTTTAATTATCCAGTGCATATTGTTCAAGCCCCACAAAACCATCATGTTGTAGGTATTTTAACGCCACACATTCAAGTGAGCGATAATCTAAAACCCTATATTGATAAGTTTCAAGACGCTTTAGCCAATCAAATCCAAACTATTTTTGAAAAAAGAGGCTATCAAGTGTTGCGTTTTCAAGATGAAAAAGCTTTAAGCGCACAAGATAAGAGAAAGATTTTTTCCGTTTTGGATTTGAAAGGGTGGGTAGGAATCTTAGAAGATTTGAAAATGAATTTAAAAGATCCCAATAATCCTAATTTAGACACGCTAGTGGATCAAAGCTCAGGCTCTGTATGGTTTAATTTTTATGAGCCAGAAAGCAATCGTGTAGTCCATGATTTTGCTGTGGAGGTAGGAACTTTTCAAGCAATGACCTATACTTACAAACATAGTAATTCTGGAGGGCTTGATTCTTCAAACAGCATTATTCATGAAGGTTTAGAAAAGAATAAAGAAGACGCGATACATAAGATCTTAAACAGAATGTATGCCGTTGTCATGAAAAAGGCTGTAACAGAACTTACAGAAGAAAACATCGCCAAATACAGAGACGCTATTGACAGAATGAAAGGCTTTAAAAGTTCTATGCCTCAAAAAAAGTAG
- the rpmB gene encoding 50S ribosomal protein L28, whose amino-acid sequence MAKRCALTFKGPMIGNHVSHANNKNKRRLLPNLRSIKIQLDDGTTKRIKVAASTLRTMRKGA is encoded by the coding sequence ATGGCAAAAAGATGCGCTTTAACTTTCAAAGGGCCTATGATAGGCAATCATGTCAGTCATGCGAACAACAAAAATAAGCGTCGCTTACTCCCTAACTTGCGATCGATTAAGATCCAATTAGACGACGGCACGACTAAACGCATTAAGGTGGCTGCTTCCACTTTAAGAACCATGCGTAAAGGGGCTTAG
- a CDS encoding cupin domain-containing protein, protein MKVVNFLEGVHFEKLHIEALNENSSNKEIRICMPKGAILDKHKAPGAISVQVLEGKIIFEAENEKIEMPKGALISLEAQVLHRLDALENSVIRLSLSKK, encoded by the coding sequence ATGAAAGTGGTTAATTTTTTAGAGGGCGTTCATTTTGAAAAACTCCACATTGAAGCACTGAATGAAAATTCTTCCAATAAGGAAATCCGCATTTGCATGCCTAAGGGAGCGATCTTGGACAAACACAAGGCTCCAGGAGCTATCAGCGTGCAGGTTTTAGAGGGCAAAATCATTTTTGAAGCAGAAAATGAAAAAATAGAAATGCCAAAAGGGGCGTTAATCAGCCTAGAAGCCCAAGTTTTGCATCGTTTGGACGCTTTAGAAAATAGCGTTATAAGGCTATCTTTAAGTAAAAAATAA
- a CDS encoding HypC/HybG/HupF family hydrogenase formation chaperone: MCLAIPSKVIAINDNVALLETLGVQREASLDLMGESVKVGDYVLLHIGYVMSKIDEKEALESIELYQEMIAKMNETHE; this comes from the coding sequence ATGTGTTTAGCGATCCCCTCTAAAGTCATAGCCATTAACGATAATGTGGCGCTCTTAGAGACTTTAGGCGTTCAAAGAGAGGCGAGCTTGGATTTAATGGGCGAATCCGTTAAAGTGGGCGATTATGTGTTGTTGCACATCGGCTATGTGATGAGTAAGATTGATGAAAAAGAAGCCCTAGAATCCATTGAGCTTTATCAAGAAATGATCGCCAAAATGAACGAAACGCATGAGTGA
- a CDS encoding acetate kinase has protein sequence MEILVLNLGSSSIKFKLFDMQENKPLASGLAEKIGEEIGQLKIKSHLHHNDQELKEKLVIKDHASGLLMIRENLTKMRIIKDFDQIDAIGHRVVQGGDKFHAPVLVNEKVMQEIGKLSILAPLHNPANLAGIEFVKNAHPHIPQIAVFDTAFHATMPNYAYMYALPYELYEKYQIRRYGFHGTSHHYVAKEAAKFLNIPYEKFNAISLHLGNGSSAAAIQNGKSVDTSMGLTPLEGLIMGTRCGDIDPTVVEYIAQCANKSLEEVMKILNHESGLKGICGDNDARNIEARKEKGDKQAKLAFEMCAYRIKKYIGAYMVVLKKVDAVIFTGGLGENYSALRESVCEGLENLGIALHKPTNDNPGNALVNLSQPDTKVQVLRIPTDEELEIALQAKEIVEKLK, from the coding sequence ATGGAAATTTTAGTTTTGAATCTGGGTAGTTCCTCTATTAAGTTTAAATTGTTTGACATGCAAGAAAATAAGCCCTTAGCGAGCGGTTTAGCCGAAAAAATCGGCGAAGAAATAGGGCAGTTGAAAATCAAATCGCATTTGCACCATAACGATCAAGAGCTTAAAGAAAAGCTTGTGATTAAAGATCATGCGAGCGGGCTTTTAATGATTCGTGAGAATTTAACGAAAATGAGGATCATCAAAGATTTTGATCAAATTGACGCTATAGGGCATCGTGTGGTTCAAGGGGGGGATAAATTCCATGCCCCGGTCTTAGTCAATGAAAAAGTCATGCAAGAAATTGGCAAGCTTTCTATTTTAGCCCCCTTACACAACCCGGCGAATTTAGCCGGTATTGAGTTTGTTAAAAATGCGCACCCCCATATCCCTCAAATCGCTGTTTTTGACACCGCATTCCATGCCACTATGCCTAATTACGCTTACATGTATGCTTTACCTTATGAATTGTATGAAAAGTATCAAATCCGCCGTTATGGCTTTCATGGGACTTCACACCATTATGTGGCTAAAGAAGCGGCGAAGTTTTTGAATATCCCTTATGAGAAATTTAACGCTATCAGTTTGCATTTAGGGAACGGCTCCAGCGCAGCAGCCATTCAAAATGGTAAAAGCGTGGATACTTCTATGGGGCTAACCCCACTAGAAGGCTTGATTATGGGCACAAGGTGTGGGGATATTGATCCTACTGTGGTGGAATATATTGCACAATGCGCAAACAAGAGCTTAGAAGAAGTGATGAAAATTTTAAACCATGAAAGCGGCTTGAAAGGCATTTGTGGGGATAATGACGCCAGAAACATAGAAGCCAGAAAAGAAAAAGGCGATAAGCAAGCAAAGCTCGCTTTTGAAATGTGTGCTTATCGCATTAAAAAGTATATTGGGGCTTACATGGTAGTCTTAAAAAAAGTGGATGCAGTTATCTTTACAGGGGGATTAGGGGAAAACTACTCGGCTTTAAGAGAGAGCGTGTGTGAAGGCTTAGAAAATTTGGGGATCGCTTTACACAAACCCACGAACGACAATCCGGGCAACGCTCTAGTGAATTTAAGCCAGCCTGACACCAAAGTCCAGGTTTTACGAATCCCTACTGATGAAGAGCTAGAAATCGCTTTACAAGCGAAAGAAATAGTAGAAAAATTAAAATAA
- the pta gene encoding phosphate acetyltransferase, giving the protein MQSLWIYPEDTEVLGVACKSLLKALKPRYQKIALFSPIDGGCEGFLECWGLNPLEFHSAIDKQKALELASVAQEELLFETILKKYDELQTTHDFVIGLGYAPNFFLNALLDLNTILAKHLNAPIVAVAQTSLERLKAMHFHAIKKEAPFAVGLFAGEMLEKPNFLSASLCKQQCELEADLMESVLQIKSKITTPLAFQMSLEKKAKKQVKKVVLPESEDERILKAAHRLNAMGAVGLILLGDKEVINSQAKHLNLNLENTEIIDPSTSHYREEFANHLYELRKSKGLSEQEAKQLVLDKTYFATMLVHSGYAHAMVSGVNHTTAETIRPALQIIKTKPGVSLVSSVFLMCLDTQVLVFGDCAIIPNPSPKELAEIATTSAQSAKRFNIVPKVALLSYATGDSAQGGMIDKINEAREIAQRLDPTLEIDGPLQFDASIDKSVAKKKMPNSQVAGQASVFIFPDLNAGNIAYKAVQRSAKAVAIGPILQGLNKPINDLSRGASVEDIINTVLISAIQAQD; this is encoded by the coding sequence ATGCAAAGTTTATGGATTTACCCAGAGGATACAGAAGTTTTGGGGGTCGCTTGTAAGAGCCTTTTAAAAGCACTAAAGCCACGCTATCAAAAAATCGCATTGTTTTCGCCCATTGATGGGGGGTGTGAGGGCTTTTTGGAGTGCTGGGGCTTGAACCCTTTAGAGTTTCATAGTGCCATAGACAAACAAAAGGCTTTAGAGCTTGCGAGCGTTGCTCAAGAAGAGTTACTATTTGAAACGATTCTAAAAAAATACGATGAATTACAAACCACGCATGATTTTGTCATTGGTTTAGGGTATGCACCGAATTTTTTCTTAAACGCTCTTTTAGATTTAAACACCATTTTAGCCAAGCATTTAAACGCTCCTATTGTGGCTGTTGCGCAAACGAGTTTAGAGCGTTTGAAAGCCATGCATTTCCACGCTATCAAAAAAGAAGCCCCTTTCGCTGTAGGGTTATTCGCAGGTGAAATGCTTGAAAAACCAAATTTTTTAAGCGCGTCTCTTTGCAAGCAACAATGCGAATTAGAAGCGGATCTGATGGAAAGCGTGCTACAAATAAAAAGCAAGATTACTACCCCTTTAGCCTTTCAAATGAGTTTGGAAAAAAAGGCTAAAAAACAGGTTAAAAAAGTGGTTTTACCAGAGAGCGAAGATGAAAGGATTTTAAAAGCCGCGCATCGCTTAAACGCTATGGGTGCGGTGGGATTGATTTTATTAGGCGATAAAGAGGTTATTAATTCCCAAGCGAAACATTTGAACTTGAATTTAGAAAATACAGAAATCATTGATCCTAGCACTTCTCATTATAGAGAAGAGTTCGCTAATCATTTGTATGAATTGCGAAAATCAAAGGGCTTGAGTGAACAAGAAGCTAAACAATTAGTGTTGGATAAGACTTATTTTGCGACCATGCTCGTGCATTCAGGTTATGCGCATGCGATGGTTTCTGGGGTGAATCACACCACAGCTGAGACGATTAGGCCCGCTTTACAAATCATTAAAACCAAGCCCGGCGTGAGCTTGGTTTCAAGCGTGTTTTTAATGTGTTTAGACACTCAAGTGTTAGTTTTTGGGGATTGCGCGATTATCCCTAACCCTAGCCCTAAAGAATTGGCTGAGATCGCTACCACTTCCGCGCAAAGCGCTAAGCGATTCAATATCGTGCCTAAAGTGGCCTTACTCTCTTATGCGACAGGCGATAGTGCGCAAGGCGGAATGATAGACAAAATCAACGAAGCTAGAGAAATCGCTCAGCGTTTAGATCCAACATTAGAAATTGATGGCCCTTTACAATTTGACGCTTCCATTGATAAAAGCGTAGCGAAGAAAAAAATGCCTAATAGCCAAGTGGCCGGTCAAGCTAGCGTTTTTATTTTCCCGGATTTAAACGCTGGGAATATCGCTTATAAAGCGGTGCAACGGAGCGCTAAAGCCGTGGCGATAGGGCCCATTTTACAAGGTTTGAACAAGCCCATTAACGATTTGAGTAGGGGTGCTTCAGTGGAAGATATTATCAACACCGTTTTGATTAGTGCTATTCAAGCGCAAGATTAA
- the hypD gene encoding hydrogenase formation protein HypD yields the protein MSVNHLIAPFRDKRTILVLSNEIKKLAFKLEKKLVIMEVCGGHTHSIMKYGLLDLMPSSLEFVHGPGCPVCVMPRARLDEAYELAAIKDSIILSLGDMMKVPGSYGSLIQAREKGLDARFLYSPMQALEIAKENPHKKVIYIAIGFETTTPMSASVLLNAKKEKLHNLFFHINHILVPPSVSAILKDPACQINALLAPSHVSVISGAKIYAPLVDRFKLPVIVSGFEPVDILESVLMLIKQALKKEAKLEIQYKRAVSYEGNVKAQELVHACMEVRENFEWRGLGNIKHSALKLKETFASYDAEKVFKEHLSHKTSKENKACKCGEILKGIAKPLDCSLFAKTCTPQNPIGSCMVSSEGACAAYYRYKRV from the coding sequence ATGAGCGTTAATCATCTCATCGCTCCTTTTAGAGACAAGCGAACCATTTTAGTGCTCTCTAATGAAATCAAAAAACTCGCTTTTAAACTTGAAAAAAAATTAGTCATCATGGAAGTGTGCGGAGGGCATACGCATTCTATCATGAAATACGGGCTTTTAGATTTGATGCCTAGTAGTTTAGAGTTTGTGCATGGACCAGGGTGTCCGGTATGCGTGATGCCAAGAGCGCGCCTTGATGAAGCTTACGAACTCGCTGCGATCAAAGACAGCATTATTTTAAGTTTAGGGGATATGATGAAAGTCCCAGGGAGCTATGGGAGTTTGATACAAGCGAGAGAAAAGGGTCTAGATGCACGCTTTTTGTATTCGCCCATGCAAGCTTTAGAAATCGCTAAAGAAAACCCGCATAAAAAAGTCATTTATATTGCGATCGGTTTTGAGACCACAACACCCATGAGCGCTAGCGTTTTATTGAATGCAAAAAAAGAAAAACTCCACAATCTTTTTTTCCACATTAACCACATTTTAGTGCCTCCAAGCGTGAGCGCGATTTTAAAAGATCCAGCATGCCAGATTAACGCTCTTTTAGCCCCTAGCCATGTGAGCGTGATAAGCGGCGCTAAAATCTACGCTCCTTTAGTGGATCGCTTCAAACTCCCTGTTATTGTGAGCGGTTTTGAGCCGGTGGATATATTAGAAAGCGTGCTGATGCTCATCAAACAAGCCCTAAAAAAAGAAGCCAAGTTAGAAATCCAGTATAAAAGAGCGGTCAGTTATGAGGGGAATGTGAAAGCGCAAGAGTTAGTGCATGCATGCATGGAAGTGAGGGAAAATTTTGAATGGAGAGGTTTGGGGAATATCAAACATTCCGCTCTAAAACTCAAAGAAACATTCGCCTCTTATGACGCTGAAAAAGTCTTTAAAGAACACTTAAGCCACAAAACCTCTAAAGAAAACAAGGCATGCAAGTGTGGGGAAATTTTAAAAGGCATTGCTAAGCCTTTAGACTGCTCCTTATTCGCTAAAACTTGCACCCCACAAAACCCAATCGGCAGTTGCATGGTCAGCTCTGAGGGGGCTTGCGCAGCGTATTATCGTTACAAGCGCGTTTGA
- the hypB gene encoding hydrogenase nickel incorporation protein HypB, which translates to MSEQRKESLQNNPNLSKKDVKIVEKILSKNDIKAAEMKERYLQEGLYVLNFMSSPGSGKTTMLENLADFKDFKFCVVEGDLQTNRDADRLRKKGVNAHQITTGEACHLEASMIEGAFDLLKDEGALEKSDFLIIENVGNLVCPSSYNLGAAMNIVLLSVPEGDDKVLKYPTMFMCADAVIISKADMIEVFNFRVSQVKEDMQKLKPEAPIFLMSSKDPKSLEDFKDFLLEKKRENYQSTHSF; encoded by the coding sequence ATGAGCGAACAACGAAAAGAATCTTTACAAAATAACCCTAATTTGAGTAAAAAAGATGTCAAAATCGTGGAAAAGATTTTGAGCAAGAACGACATTAAAGCCGCTGAAATGAAAGAACGCTATCTACAAGAAGGGTTGTATGTGCTGAATTTCATGAGTTCTCCAGGCAGCGGTAAAACCACGATGCTAGAAAATCTAGCGGATTTTAAAGACTTTAAGTTTTGCGTGGTAGAGGGCGATTTGCAAACCAATAGAGATGCGGACAGATTGCGTAAAAAAGGCGTGAATGCACACCAAATCACCACCGGCGAAGCGTGCCATTTGGAAGCGAGCATGATTGAAGGGGCGTTTGATTTACTCAAAGATGAGGGAGCGTTAGAAAAAAGCGATTTTTTAATCATTGAAAATGTAGGGAATCTGGTTTGCCCTTCAAGCTATAATTTAGGAGCGGCGATGAATATCGTATTACTCTCAGTCCCAGAGGGCGATGATAAGGTGCTAAAATACCCTACGATGTTCATGTGTGCGGACGCTGTGATTATCAGTAAAGCGGATATGATTGAGGTGTTTAATTTCAGGGTTTCTCAAGTCAAAGAAGACATGCAAAAATTAAAGCCTGAAGCGCCTATTTTTTTAATGAGCTCCAAAGATCCTAAAAGCTTGGAAGATTTTAAAGATTTTCTTTTAGAAAAAAAGCGTGAAAATTACCAATCCACGCATTCGTTTTAA